The Thunnus albacares chromosome 11, fThuAlb1.1, whole genome shotgun sequence genome contains a region encoding:
- the klf5b gene encoding Krueppel-like factor 5 isoform X2 yields the protein MDNYLSQHPQETLNSKMLCRDSALMLEPPFTEDFASPYSVNMSLLLPDVTYLHPGLCRTMRQIKTEPSHSLMHPTCQGNAVPPTLTEYPGVYSTADTASGNFFVKQEVPDFQDVPLFQLLNSDLEQIVHGSQLNSIPMAPLNLPIGNVHVGPVQNNAKPASGLQNECFPFNRHLGHQQRPTYLPPSPPSSEPPSPERGKELLHNLSPPPSYEASIASKLTFQTHNPIDPGQTSSVAPIQSPDRNSSVGLVQSPGPGPAQLSSLTPVQTSPGVGPLSPVLAQSAPLKYNRRNNPDLERRRIHHCDVPGCKKVYTKSSHLKAHLRTHTGEKPYQCSWEGCEWRFARSDELTRHFRKHTGAKPFQCGVCNRCFSRSDHLALHMKRHQS from the exons ATGGACAACTACTTGTCTCAGCATCCGCAGGAGACGTTAAATTCCAAAATGTTGTGCAGGGACAGCGCTCTGATGCTAGAGCCGCCTTTCACCGAAGACTTTGCCTCCCCTTACAGCGTCAACATGAGTCTGCTCCTTCCTGACGTCACATACCTGCACCCTGGCCTCTGTAGGACTATGAGACAGATCAAAACAGAGCCCTCCCACTCTCTGATGCACCCCACCTGTCAGGGCAACGCGGTGCCGCCGACGCTAACAGAGTACCCAGGGGTTTATAGTACAGCAGATACAGCTAGCGGCAACTTTTTCGTCAAACAGGAAGTGCCAGATTTCCAGGATGTTCCCCTGTTTCAGCTTTTGAACTCTGATTTGGAGCAGATCGTTCACGGGTCACAGCTGAACTCCATCCCCATGGCACCGCTAAATCTTCCTATTGGGAATGTCCATGTAGGCCCAGTGCAGAATAACGCTAAACCTGCAAGCGGTCTACAGAACGAGTGTTTTCCATTCAATCGACACTTAGGCCATCAGCAAAGACCGACCTACTTGCCACCTTCTCCGCCAAGCTCTGAGCCCCCAAGTCCAGAAAGGGGGAAGGAGCTCCTTCACAATCTCTCGCCGCCTCCCTCCTACGAAGCCAGCATTGCATCTAAGTTAACTTTTCAGACCCATAATCCCATTGATCCAGGACAGACCTCTAGTGTCGCTCCGATCCAAAGCCCGGACCGGAATTCCAGTGTGGGATTAGTCCAGAGCCCGGGTCCTGGACCAGCCCAGCTTTCAAGCCTGACACCAGTTCAGACGTCGCCAGGTGTTGGCCCACTGTCCCCAGTGTTGGCCCAGTCAGCTCCACTGAAGTACAACCGAAGGAATAATCCTGATCTGGAGAGAAGACGGATTCACCACTGTGATGTCCCAG gGTGCAAGAAAGTGTACACCAAGTCTTCTCATCTAAAAGCCCACCTACGCACCCACACAG GAGAGAAACCGTATCAGTGCTCCTGGGAGGGATGTGAGTGGCGATTCGCTCGTTCTGATGAGCTGACTCGCCATTTCAGGAAACACACCGGGGCAAAGCCTTTCCAGTGCGGAGTGTGTAACCGCTGCTTCTCCCGCTCAGATCACCTGGCACTTCACATGAAGAGACACCAGAGCTAG
- the klf5b gene encoding Krueppel-like factor 5 isoform X1 — translation MAAAVRNNVWVAPGQDAQFLHKTAPLTADGLRGVDHGQVLCNTRDAIPETSSFHDNNLGKPEMDNYLSQHPQETLNSKMLCRDSALMLEPPFTEDFASPYSVNMSLLLPDVTYLHPGLCRTMRQIKTEPSHSLMHPTCQGNAVPPTLTEYPGVYSTADTASGNFFVKQEVPDFQDVPLFQLLNSDLEQIVHGSQLNSIPMAPLNLPIGNVHVGPVQNNAKPASGLQNECFPFNRHLGHQQRPTYLPPSPPSSEPPSPERGKELLHNLSPPPSYEASIASKLTFQTHNPIDPGQTSSVAPIQSPDRNSSVGLVQSPGPGPAQLSSLTPVQTSPGVGPLSPVLAQSAPLKYNRRNNPDLERRRIHHCDVPGCKKVYTKSSHLKAHLRTHTGEKPYQCSWEGCEWRFARSDELTRHFRKHTGAKPFQCGVCNRCFSRSDHLALHMKRHQS, via the exons ATGGCCGCTGCCGTGAGGAATAATGTTTGGGTTGCCCCGGGGCAGGACGCGCAGTTTCTCCATAAAACCGCACCACTGACAGCCGACGGTCTGAGAGGTGTAGATCATGGACAAGTGCTCTGTAACACGAGGGATGCCATCCCGGAAACTTCCTCTTTTCATGACAACAATCTG GGTAAACCAGAGATGGACAACTACTTGTCTCAGCATCCGCAGGAGACGTTAAATTCCAAAATGTTGTGCAGGGACAGCGCTCTGATGCTAGAGCCGCCTTTCACCGAAGACTTTGCCTCCCCTTACAGCGTCAACATGAGTCTGCTCCTTCCTGACGTCACATACCTGCACCCTGGCCTCTGTAGGACTATGAGACAGATCAAAACAGAGCCCTCCCACTCTCTGATGCACCCCACCTGTCAGGGCAACGCGGTGCCGCCGACGCTAACAGAGTACCCAGGGGTTTATAGTACAGCAGATACAGCTAGCGGCAACTTTTTCGTCAAACAGGAAGTGCCAGATTTCCAGGATGTTCCCCTGTTTCAGCTTTTGAACTCTGATTTGGAGCAGATCGTTCACGGGTCACAGCTGAACTCCATCCCCATGGCACCGCTAAATCTTCCTATTGGGAATGTCCATGTAGGCCCAGTGCAGAATAACGCTAAACCTGCAAGCGGTCTACAGAACGAGTGTTTTCCATTCAATCGACACTTAGGCCATCAGCAAAGACCGACCTACTTGCCACCTTCTCCGCCAAGCTCTGAGCCCCCAAGTCCAGAAAGGGGGAAGGAGCTCCTTCACAATCTCTCGCCGCCTCCCTCCTACGAAGCCAGCATTGCATCTAAGTTAACTTTTCAGACCCATAATCCCATTGATCCAGGACAGACCTCTAGTGTCGCTCCGATCCAAAGCCCGGACCGGAATTCCAGTGTGGGATTAGTCCAGAGCCCGGGTCCTGGACCAGCCCAGCTTTCAAGCCTGACACCAGTTCAGACGTCGCCAGGTGTTGGCCCACTGTCCCCAGTGTTGGCCCAGTCAGCTCCACTGAAGTACAACCGAAGGAATAATCCTGATCTGGAGAGAAGACGGATTCACCACTGTGATGTCCCAG gGTGCAAGAAAGTGTACACCAAGTCTTCTCATCTAAAAGCCCACCTACGCACCCACACAG GAGAGAAACCGTATCAGTGCTCCTGGGAGGGATGTGAGTGGCGATTCGCTCGTTCTGATGAGCTGACTCGCCATTTCAGGAAACACACCGGGGCAAAGCCTTTCCAGTGCGGAGTGTGTAACCGCTGCTTCTCCCGCTCAGATCACCTGGCACTTCACATGAAGAGACACCAGAGCTAG